Proteins encoded by one window of Thiovulum sp. ES:
- a CDS encoding DNA polymerase III, alpha subunit (gram-positive type) (PFAM: Exonuclease~IMG reference gene:2508611143_SP): MLVQKGEKRDNALLLFKLFIEDSILVAHDVKNDIDVLRKEFRRLEQTVPNRTLCTLQISKNSFLIKRHNLESVAKFLNIDTTTIHRGLADAKIAYEIFRRGISLLPKNLKTVQ; encoded by the coding sequence ATGTTAGTCCAAAAAGGCGAAAAGAGAGATAATGCACTTCTACTTTTTAAGCTTTTTATCGAGGATTCAATTCTTGTAGCCCACGATGTAAAAAATGATATTGATGTTTTAAGAAAAGAGTTTCGTAGGCTGGAACAGACTGTTCCAAACCGAACACTTTGCACTCTCCAAATTTCAAAAAACAGTTTTTTAATAAAAAGGCACAATCTTGAAAGTGTTGCTAAGTTTCTAAATATAGATACTACAACAATTCATCGAGGTTTGGCTGATGCAAAAATAGCTTACGAAATTTTTAGACGAGGTATTTCTCTCCTACCAAAAAATCTAAAAACTGTTCAAGA